From the genome of Rhizobium binae, one region includes:
- a CDS encoding 3-deoxy-manno-octulosonate cytidylyltransferase: MSDSNLDEVLVLIPARMASTRLPGKPLADICGRPMVVQVAMRAKEAAIGRVVVAVDDQQVFDAVSAAGFDVVMTSSDHQSGSDRIFEALTKVDPAGKAKFIVNVQGDLPTIDPQTVRAALRPLENEAVDIGTLTTEIDNEDDKTAPHIVKIVGSPISATRLHALYFTRATAPHGEGPLYHHIGLYAYRRAALERFVSLGPSTLEKRESLEQLRALEAGMRIDVEIVDTVPLGVDTPADLEKARRILAKSN; this comes from the coding sequence ATGAGTGATTCAAATTTAGACGAGGTGCTCGTATTGATCCCGGCGCGCATGGCCTCCACCCGGCTTCCGGGCAAGCCGCTCGCCGATATTTGCGGACGGCCGATGGTCGTACAGGTGGCGATGCGCGCCAAAGAGGCAGCCATCGGCCGCGTGGTCGTCGCCGTCGACGACCAACAGGTGTTCGATGCCGTTTCCGCCGCCGGCTTCGATGTGGTCATGACCAGCAGCGATCATCAGTCGGGTTCTGACCGGATCTTCGAAGCGCTGACGAAAGTCGATCCCGCCGGCAAGGCGAAATTCATCGTCAACGTTCAGGGCGACCTGCCGACGATCGATCCGCAAACCGTGCGCGCGGCTCTGCGCCCGCTCGAGAACGAAGCGGTCGATATCGGCACGCTGACGACCGAAATCGACAATGAGGACGACAAGACCGCGCCGCATATCGTCAAGATCGTCGGTTCGCCCATCTCCGCCACCCGCCTGCACGCCCTCTACTTCACGCGCGCGACAGCACCGCACGGCGAGGGGCCGCTCTATCACCATATCGGCCTCTATGCCTATCGGCGTGCGGCTCTGGAGCGATTCGTCTCGCTCGGCCCTTCGACGCTCGAAAAGCGCGAATCGCTGGAGCAACTGCGGGCGCTGGAGGCCGGCATGCGCATCGACGTGGAGATCGTTGACACGGTTCCGCTCGGTGTCGATACTCCCGCCGACCTTGAAAAAGCGCGGCGCATCCTCGCAAAGTCGAACTGA
- a CDS encoding AEC family transporter, with the protein MSAIILDVLPIFILILIGWVIVRSGLMASNVGDALSEFVFKIAVPLLLFRTIAEANFHGASPFRLWIVYFSGVAITWTAGHIAATRLFHRDERIGVLAGVSSAFANNVFIGLPLVQRTVGDEGLVALSILLAVHLPVMMVAGTVLMEHAERKIAGKSDRSMVIVLRQIAINLIRNPLVIGLAAGMAVHLSGLTMPAAVASVVGQIAGIAGPAALISLGMALERYGVSGNLGIASVTSGLKLLLLPGCVWTASRLLGLSPEWTAAIVLTSSVPTGVNAWLIANRFGVGHSLAASTISVTTALGAITVSLWAYFLGA; encoded by the coding sequence GTCGGCGATGCGCTCAGCGAATTCGTCTTCAAGATCGCTGTGCCGCTGCTGCTCTTCCGCACCATCGCCGAGGCGAATTTCCATGGCGCCTCGCCCTTTCGGCTCTGGATCGTCTATTTCTCCGGCGTCGCGATCACCTGGACGGCCGGCCATATCGCTGCCACGCGCCTCTTTCACCGCGATGAACGGATCGGCGTGCTGGCCGGCGTTTCCTCGGCCTTCGCCAACAATGTCTTCATCGGACTGCCGCTCGTCCAGCGGACCGTCGGGGACGAAGGACTGGTGGCTTTGTCGATCCTGCTTGCCGTGCATTTGCCGGTGATGATGGTCGCCGGCACGGTGTTGATGGAGCACGCGGAACGAAAGATCGCCGGCAAAAGCGACCGCAGCATGGTCATCGTGCTTCGCCAGATCGCCATCAATCTCATCCGCAATCCGCTGGTGATCGGCCTTGCGGCCGGCATGGCCGTGCATCTTTCCGGCCTCACCATGCCGGCGGCGGTGGCATCGGTCGTCGGCCAGATCGCCGGCATAGCCGGCCCGGCGGCGCTGATCTCGCTCGGCATGGCGCTGGAGAGATACGGCGTCTCCGGCAATCTCGGCATCGCCAGCGTTACCTCGGGCCTAAAGTTGCTGCTGCTGCCCGGCTGCGTCTGGACAGCGAGCCGGCTCCTCGGTCTCAGCCCCGAATGGACGGCGGCGATCGTGCTGACCTCCTCCGTGCCGACAGGCGTCAATGCCTGGCTGATCGCCAATCGTTTCGGCGTCGGCCACAGTCTCGCCGCCTCGACGATCTCGGTGACAACGGCGCTCGGCGCCATTACCGTTTCGCTCTGGGCTTATTTCCTCGGCGCCTGA
- a CDS encoding c-type cytochrome, whose amino-acid sequence MNSYVNTAVGALLGTIFVLMSVSIASEGIFHSEAPEKEGFAIVAEEAPAAGGEAAPAAAVPIAQLLASADAKAGEAVFKKCQACHDGTKGGPNKVGPNLFGVVDRPIASHEGFAYSAAMKDFSKGGSEKWTFEALNKFLTAPKKDVPGTAMGFAGLAKDQDRANVILYLHTLADSPVPLPDPKTATQ is encoded by the coding sequence ATGAATTCATACGTCAATACGGCCGTGGGAGCGCTGCTCGGAACGATTTTCGTTCTGATGTCGGTCTCCATCGCGTCCGAGGGGATCTTCCATTCCGAAGCGCCGGAAAAGGAAGGTTTCGCGATCGTTGCCGAAGAGGCGCCCGCCGCTGGCGGTGAAGCTGCGCCTGCCGCTGCCGTTCCGATCGCGCAATTGCTCGCTTCTGCAGATGCCAAGGCCGGTGAAGCGGTTTTCAAAAAGTGTCAGGCCTGTCATGACGGCACCAAAGGGGGACCGAACAAGGTCGGTCCCAACCTCTTTGGCGTCGTCGATCGCCCGATCGCCTCGCATGAAGGCTTCGCCTATTCCGCTGCCATGAAGGACTTCTCCAAGGGCGGCTCTGAAAAATGGACCTTTGAGGCTCTCAACAAGTTCCTGACGGCGCCGAAGAAGGACGTTCCCGGCACCGCAATGGGCTTTGCGGGCCTGGCGAAAGATCAGGACCGCGCCAACGTCATCCTTTACCTGCACACGCTCGCCGATTCGCCGGTGCCGCTGCCGGATCCGAAAACCGCGACTCAGTAA
- a CDS encoding prephenate dehydratase — MNIKTNRIAFQGEFGANSDMACRDMFPTMEPLPCQTFEDAFTAVDNGDADIGMIPIENTIAGRVADIHHLLPESRLHIIGEYFMPIRFQLMVLPGVTKDEIRTVHSHIHALGQCRKIVRAHGWKPVIAGDTAGAAKLVKETGDRSMAALAPRLAADLYGLEIVAENVEDTENNVTRFVILSRDEEWAQRNSAEEKVVTTFVFNVRNIPAALYKALGGFATNSINMTKLESYQLGGKFVATQFYADIEGHPNDPNVRRALEELRFFSEKVRILGVYRGHAMRGLL, encoded by the coding sequence ATGAACATCAAGACCAACAGGATCGCCTTCCAGGGCGAGTTCGGCGCCAATTCAGACATGGCCTGCCGCGACATGTTTCCAACCATGGAGCCGCTGCCCTGCCAGACCTTCGAGGATGCGTTCACCGCGGTCGACAACGGCGACGCCGATATCGGCATGATTCCGATCGAAAACACGATCGCCGGGCGCGTTGCCGATATCCATCACTTGCTGCCGGAATCGCGGCTGCACATCATCGGCGAATACTTCATGCCGATCCGTTTCCAGCTGATGGTGCTGCCTGGGGTCACCAAGGACGAGATCCGTACAGTGCACAGCCATATCCATGCGCTCGGACAGTGCCGCAAGATCGTGCGCGCCCATGGCTGGAAGCCTGTCATCGCTGGCGATACCGCCGGGGCGGCGAAGCTCGTCAAGGAGACCGGCGACCGCTCGATGGCTGCACTGGCGCCGCGCCTTGCCGCCGATCTTTACGGGCTCGAGATCGTCGCCGAAAATGTCGAGGATACGGAAAACAATGTCACCCGCTTCGTCATCCTGTCGCGTGACGAGGAATGGGCGCAGCGCAATTCGGCGGAAGAAAAGGTCGTCACCACCTTCGTTTTCAACGTCCGCAACATTCCGGCCGCTCTCTACAAGGCGCTCGGCGGCTTTGCCACCAACAGCATCAACATGACGAAGCTGGAAAGCTACCAACTCGGCGGAAAATTCGTGGCGACACAGTTTTACGCCGATATCGAAGGCCATCCGAATGATCCGAACGTTCGCCGGGCCTTGGAAGAACTGCGGTTCTTCTCCGAGAAGGTGCGCATCCTCGGCGTCTACAGGGGGCATGCGATGCGGGGCCTCCTTTAA
- a CDS encoding VOC family protein produces the protein MTSPNLIILYVKDPGESAGFYRSLLNREPAVEAPNFVAFPLDGGFTLGLWRRSKVEPQPSAIGNRGEVAFMVAGENAVAKQYEDWRQRGLPIAQELTELDFGPTFVVLDPDGHRLRVCEPDK, from the coding sequence ATGACCAGCCCCAATCTGATTATCCTCTACGTCAAGGATCCCGGCGAGAGCGCCGGCTTCTACCGCAGCCTGCTGAACCGCGAACCGGCGGTGGAGGCGCCGAATTTTGTCGCCTTTCCGCTCGACGGCGGCTTCACCCTTGGCCTCTGGCGGCGCAGCAAGGTCGAGCCGCAACCCTCCGCCATCGGCAACCGCGGCGAAGTGGCCTTCATGGTGGCGGGAGAAAATGCCGTTGCCAAGCAATACGAGGACTGGCGCCAGCGCGGCCTGCCGATCGCCCAGGAATTGACCGAGCTCGATTTCGGCCCGACCTTCGTCGTGCTTGATCCGGATGGCCACCGGTTGAGGGTTTGTGAGCCGGATAAGTAA